In one Nitrososphaerota archaeon genomic region, the following are encoded:
- a CDS encoding diphthine--ammonia ligase, whose product MKDKIILSWSGGKDSAFSLYKIMNENELECVGLLTTFTKEYDRVTMHGVRRSLIEKQASLLNIPLDIVYIPKNCSMEEYGTIMRNVLRKYKEKGIKGFVFGDIFLEDVRSYREKMLFYEGFKGYFPLWGEDTRELVLQFIRLGFKAIITCVDEEVLSSSCVGRELNENFLKEIPPNIDPAGENGEYHCFVYDGPLFSEPINIKIGEIVKQNVQGKTFYYCDIFLEDEYYSY is encoded by the coding sequence ATGAAAGATAAAATCATTCTTTCTTGGAGCGGGGGCAAAGATAGCGCCTTTTCTTTATATAAAATTATGAATGAAAATGAATTAGAATGTGTAGGATTATTAACAACATTTACTAAAGAATATGATAGAGTTACTATGCATGGTGTAAGACGTTCATTAATAGAAAAGCAAGCGTCTTTACTTAATATTCCATTAGATATAGTTTATATTCCAAAAAATTGTTCAATGGAAGAATATGGTACAATAATGAGAAATGTTTTAAGAAAATATAAAGAGAAAGGAATAAAAGGATTTGTTTTTGGTGATATTTTCCTTGAAGATGTAAGAAGCTATAGAGAGAAAATGCTTTTTTATGAAGGATTTAAAGGATATTTTCCACTTTGGGGAGAAGATACTAGAGAATTAGTTCTACAATTTATTAGGCTAGGTTTTAAAGCTATTATAACTTGCGTAGATGAGGAGGTTCTTAGTTCATCATGTGTAGGAAGAGAATTGAATGAAAATTTTCTAAAAGAAATCCCACCTAATATTGATCCTGCTGGTGAAAATGGAGAATACCATTGCTTTGTGTATGATGGCCCATTATTTAGTGAACCCATAAATATAAAAATTGGAGAAATAGTAAAACAAAACGTACAAGGAAAAACATTTTATTATTGTGACATTTTTCTTGAAGATGAATATTATAGTTATTAA
- a CDS encoding class I SAM-dependent methyltransferase family protein — translation MNNNIWALKIFKKDGEKALKLIKEKNLLNSNYKIISNEEYLFIPLKEKIDEDFFKNRLDYYSIILKDFPLRLIKPKSIEEYLLKKYGKDIANLAPKSFEIIGNIAIIESKKEYEKYIKDIAEAIKNVHKNIDTVLLKKSSISGEYRIREYEVLTGSGKTETIHKENGCIFLLDIRKVFFSSKLSTEHLRVASQVKNNEIVVDMFAGIGPFSILIAKLCKASYVHSIEINPHAYEYLKKNIEINKVSNKIEAILGDARGVLKEKENFADRIIMNLPYKAKDFLDIACKIAKPKAYLHYYCVCKEGEEEKAIKDFMEKIQRFGRKVNILNYKNVLEIAPRKYTLCIDTEILT, via the coding sequence ATGAATAATAACATATGGGCTTTAAAAATTTTTAAAAAGGATGGAGAAAAAGCTTTAAAATTAATAAAAGAAAAAAATTTACTTAATTCAAATTATAAAATCATAAGTAATGAAGAATATTTATTCATTCCATTAAAAGAAAAAATTGATGAAGATTTTTTTAAAAATAGGCTTGATTATTATTCTATTATTTTAAAAGATTTTCCTTTAAGATTAATTAAGCCAAAAAGTATCGAAGAATATTTATTAAAAAAATATGGAAAAGATATTGCAAATTTAGCTCCAAAATCTTTTGAAATTATTGGTAATATAGCTATTATAGAATCTAAGAAAGAATATGAAAAATATATAAAAGATATTGCAGAAGCAATAAAAAATGTTCATAAAAATATTGATACAGTTCTTTTAAAGAAAAGTTCTATTAGTGGAGAATATCGTATTAGAGAATATGAAGTTTTAACTGGTTCTGGAAAAACAGAAACTATTCATAAAGAAAATGGTTGTATTTTTCTTCTTGATATTAGAAAAGTTTTCTTCTCTTCTAAACTTTCAACAGAACATTTACGTGTAGCATCTCAAGTAAAAAATAATGAAATTGTTGTTGATATGTTTGCTGGAATAGGACCATTTTCAATACTTATTGCAAAACTTTGTAAAGCTTCTTATGTTCATTCTATTGAAATTAACCCTCATGCATATGAGTATTTAAAGAAAAATATTGAAATTAATAAAGTAAGCAATAAAATTGAAGCTATATTAGGAGATGCAAGAGGAGTTCTTAAAGAAAAAGAAAATTTTGCAGATAGAATTATTATGAATCTTCCTTATAAAGCTAAAGATTTTTTAGATATAGCATGTAAAATTGCTAAACCTAAAGCATATTTACACTATTATTGTGTTTGTAAAGAAGGAGAAGAAGAAAAAGCTATTAAAGATTTTATGGAAAAAATTCAAAGATTTGGAAGGAAAGTTAATATTCTTAATTATAAAAATGTTTTAGAAATTGCTCCTAGAAAATATACTCTATGTATAGATACTGAAATTTTAACTTAA
- the fen gene encoding flap endonuclease-1, which produces MGVKIREIIPPEAIATIELENLNGKAIAFDAYNILYQFLSIIRSQDGKPLMDSKGRITSHLSGLFFRTINFIEKGIKPVFVFDGRPPELKRVTVEEREEIRKEAEALYKEYLEKGEIEEARKYAIRSAQLNEEIINSAKKLIELMGNPCIQAPSEGEAQAAYLALKGDVYASASQDMDSLLFGSPRLVRNLSIVGKRRLPGKKAYVEVKPEIIYLDKMLNVLKISRKELIDIGILVGTDYAEGIYGIGPKKALKLIKEYGSIEKVLEIQKASLSIDPSIIRDIFLNPKVTDNYSIEWHEPNYDGIIKFLCDEHDFSIERVQNALDKLKESLLKSKGKTSLDMWIK; this is translated from the coding sequence TTGGGTGTAAAAATAAGAGAAATAATTCCTCCAGAAGCAATAGCAACTATTGAATTAGAAAATCTTAATGGTAAAGCTATTGCTTTTGATGCATATAATATTCTTTATCAATTTCTTTCTATTATTAGAAGCCAAGATGGAAAACCTTTAATGGATTCAAAAGGTAGAATCACAAGTCATTTAAGTGGATTATTTTTTAGAACAATAAATTTTATTGAAAAAGGAATTAAGCCTGTATTTGTTTTTGATGGAAGGCCCCCTGAACTTAAGAGAGTTACAGTTGAAGAAAGAGAAGAAATTAGAAAAGAAGCTGAAGCTCTTTATAAAGAATATTTAGAAAAAGGAGAAATAGAAGAAGCAAGAAAATATGCTATAAGATCTGCACAATTGAATGAAGAAATAATAAATAGTGCTAAAAAATTGATTGAATTAATGGGAAATCCATGCATTCAAGCCCCTTCTGAAGGTGAAGCTCAAGCTGCTTATCTTGCTTTAAAAGGGGATGTTTATGCTTCTGCTTCTCAAGATATGGATTCTCTTTTATTTGGTTCTCCTAGACTTGTTAGAAATCTTTCAATAGTTGGTAAAAGACGCTTACCAGGAAAGAAAGCATATGTTGAAGTTAAGCCTGAAATAATATATCTTGATAAAATGCTGAATGTATTAAAAATTAGTAGAAAAGAACTTATTGATATTGGAATACTTGTTGGAACAGATTATGCAGAAGGAATATATGGAATTGGGCCAAAAAAAGCTTTAAAATTAATAAAAGAATATGGTTCTATAGAGAAAGTTTTAGAAATTCAAAAAGCTTCTTTATCAATTGATCCATCTATTATTAGAGATATCTTCTTAAATCCAAAAGTTACAGATAATTATTCTATAGAATGGCATGAACCAAATTATGATGGAATAATAAAATTTTTATGTGATGAACATGATTTCTCTATTGAAAGAGTACAAAATGCATTGGATAAATTAAAAGAATCATTATTAAAAAGTAAAGGTAAAACAAGCTTGGATATGTGGATTAAGTAG
- a CDS encoding ABC transporter permease — MNPMNLHILLRHFATMALLAVGEAIIIISGGLDLSIGSMVALNGMVLAALMTNVGIHWFVASLITIIFSIFIGLWHSFFINKFSPPLPSSIPSFLITLITLTTARGIAQYSTSGFPIGIDVTQNETLIFLGQGAILNIPIVFILLIIVSFLTYYLLNLTPIGKHIYATGGNLEAAIACGINHKLIRYISFMIAGFLVGLTSIIITARLTSAWPGTGSGYELEAIAACALGGISLSGGEGSLLGAIIGSLIMATIRIGLVTLEVSPYLHEIVTGVILFIAVAINFLRQMKLEES; from the coding sequence ATGAACCCTATGAACCTTCATATATTACTAAGGCATTTTGCAACGATGGCTTTGTTGGCTGTTGGAGAAGCAATTATAATAATAAGCGGTGGCCTTGATCTATCTATAGGTTCTATGGTGGCTCTTAATGGAATGGTATTGGCTGCATTAATGACAAATGTCGGTATACATTGGTTCGTAGCATCATTAATAACAATTATTTTCTCAATATTTATTGGATTGTGGCATTCATTTTTCATAAATAAATTTTCACCACCATTACCATCAAGCATACCATCTTTTCTAATAACATTAATTACCTTAACTACCGCTCGTGGGATAGCTCAATATTCAACTTCCGGCTTTCCAATAGGTATAGATGTTACTCAAAATGAAACATTGATTTTCTTAGGACAAGGAGCTATACTTAATATCCCGATAGTATTTATTTTATTAATAATAGTAAGTTTTCTGACTTATTATTTATTAAACTTAACTCCTATAGGTAAGCATATATATGCTACAGGGGGAAATCTTGAAGCTGCTATAGCGTGTGGAATAAATCATAAATTAATAAGATATATTTCATTCATGATCGCGGGATTTCTTGTTGGTCTTACTAGTATAATAATTACAGCTAGGCTAACTTCTGCATGGCCTGGCACAGGGTCGGGATACGAATTAGAAGCTATTGCTGCTTGTGCTCTTGGTGGAATAAGTTTAAGCGGTGGAGAGGGTTCTCTATTAGGAGCCATTATTGGAAGCTTAATAATGGCTACTATACGAATTGGTTTAGTGACACTTGAAGTATCTCCATATCTACATGAAATTGTAACAGGGGTTATATTATTTATTGCTGTAGCAATAAACTTCCTTAGACAAATGAAATTAGAAGAAAGCTAA
- a CDS encoding prenyltransferase/squalene oxidase repeat-containing protein has protein sequence MHEAGRISPWTQIKSFDKRSSIQSRVKAIINYIINRQNDDGGYAFCKGTDSNAQDTYYGLAILKLLKAPFPNLQKTINWLNNFVPDNLYSYFYIAKSLKLCDQEINKNLKNFLLSLEVSNEGFGTLDVYVEVSSEFEATFMITELINMLNLKINNEKIIKWLLKYQNNDGGFGAHEYSNLSSTYHAIASLFNLGYPIKSLTKTLEYVRSCEKPSGGFTVVPDISKPYMEHTYYGTMIIDLFGENLKYPENTSQFVLNCQNSNGGFARSEFGISTFEDTFYAVNILRKIGKI, from the coding sequence TTGCATGAAGCAGGGCGAATTTCCCCATGGACTCAAATTAAAAGCTTTGATAAACGATCATCTATTCAATCAAGAGTTAAAGCTATTATAAATTATATAATTAATAGACAAAATGATGATGGAGGATATGCTTTTTGTAAAGGCACAGACTCAAATGCTCAAGATACTTATTATGGATTAGCAATATTAAAATTATTAAAAGCTCCTTTTCCAAATTTACAAAAAACAATTAATTGGTTAAATAATTTTGTTCCAGACAATCTTTATTCATATTTTTATATAGCTAAATCTTTAAAATTATGTGATCAAGAAATAAATAAGAATCTTAAGAATTTCCTCCTTTCTCTTGAAGTTTCTAATGAAGGATTTGGAACATTAGATGTTTATGTAGAAGTCTCTTCAGAATTTGAAGCTACATTTATGATTACTGAACTTATAAATATGTTAAATCTTAAAATCAATAATGAGAAAATAATTAAATGGTTATTAAAATATCAAAATAATGATGGCGGATTTGGAGCTCATGAATATTCAAACTTAAGTTCAACTTATCATGCTATAGCTTCCCTTTTCAATCTTGGTTATCCTATTAAATCTCTTACTAAAACTCTTGAATATGTTAGGTCTTGTGAAAAACCCTCAGGAGGTTTTACTGTAGTACCAGATATTTCTAAACCATACATGGAACATACATATTATGGAACAATGATTATTGATTTATTTGGTGAAAATTTAAAATACCCTGAAAATACTTCTCAATTTGTTTTAAATTGTCAAAATTCAAATGGTGGATTTGCAAGATCTGAATTTGGAATATCAACTTTTGAAGATACTTTCTATGCTGTTAATATATTAAGAAAAATTGGCAAGATATAA
- the iolN gene encoding 3-dehydro-scyllo-inosose hydrolase, with the protein MSEYKSRFSIPIYNKFKKKIYLDQMTINEIKERIKENDIIIVPCGSIENHGPPAPVGEDTLIGTYIAERIAYDTGITVAPPVIYGSHPSHHYGMIGTIPIDKEAYVGYVRSVVKWLSNTGFKKIILFNSHGQEYVLPIVKDEAIIKDGVHAIIFVTSWWSWVRDLLQVGKELAPGIELETPFIHADEVETSVVLYVAQELCDKSKLPISKVEKIVGLMPDKWIDKAGNVYGRPFGWYDVSGYMEIHHYPIGVVGDASKASVEKGKIIVEETIKRIIEFIEWLKKTYPSGNVPKVWPEKEDFKY; encoded by the coding sequence TTGTCAGAATATAAATCTAGATTTTCTATTCCAATATATAATAAATTTAAAAAGAAAATTTATTTAGATCAAATGACTATTAATGAAATTAAAGAAAGAATAAAAGAAAATGATATAATAATCGTTCCTTGTGGTTCTATTGAAAATCATGGTCCACCAGCTCCAGTTGGAGAAGATACTTTAATTGGAACATACATTGCTGAAAGAATTGCGTACGATACTGGCATAACTGTCGCTCCTCCAGTAATATATGGAAGTCACCCATCACATCATTATGGAATGATTGGAACAATTCCAATAGATAAAGAAGCATATGTTGGCTACGTTAGATCTGTTGTTAAATGGTTAAGCAATACTGGTTTCAAGAAAATAATTCTTTTCAACTCTCATGGACAAGAATATGTTTTACCAATCGTAAAAGATGAAGCTATAATAAAAGATGGAGTTCATGCAATAATATTTGTTACTAGTTGGTGGTCTTGGGTTAGGGATTTACTTCAAGTTGGAAAAGAATTAGCTCCTGGAATTGAATTAGAAACACCATTCATTCATGCAGATGAAGTGGAAACATCTGTTGTACTTTATGTAGCTCAAGAATTATGTGATAAATCTAAATTACCAATTTCTAAAGTAGAGAAAATAGTTGGATTAATGCCAGATAAATGGATTGATAAAGCTGGAAATGTATATGGTAGACCATTTGGATGGTATGATGTGTCAGGTTACATGGAAATACATCATTATCCAATAGGTGTAGTAGGAGATGCTAGTAAAGCAAGCGTAGAGAAAGGAAAAATAATTGTAGAAGAAACAATAAAAAGAATAATAGAATTTATAGAGTGGCTTAAAAAAACTTATCCTTCAGGAAATGTTCCTAAAGTGTGGCCAGAAAAAGAAGATTTTAAATATTAA
- a CDS encoding ATP-binding cassette domain-containing protein produces the protein MALIEMKNITKYFGTIRALNKVNLTLEKREILGLVGDNAAGKSTLMKILIGLYVPDEGEIYVDGEKIDTSNYTPSEARKIGIEMIFQDMALVPTLDVVENMFLGKELTRPFKVLDRKTMNQKALTILEEDLNIKMKSSDLKRKIRMFSGGQRQAVSIGRALLWNPKVLILDEPTASLSIAATESLLKTIKKLREERGISIIMISHRLPEIFSIADRIMVLRAGEKIGERYKEETTLDEIIKMMLGVKIETTP, from the coding sequence ATGGCATTAATTGAAATGAAAAATATAACGAAATATTTTGGAACAATAAGAGCCCTTAATAAAGTGAATTTAACATTAGAGAAGAGAGAAATCCTTGGTTTAGTTGGAGATAATGCAGCTGGAAAATCCACTTTAATGAAAATTTTAATTGGATTATATGTACCTGATGAGGGAGAAATATATGTAGATGGAGAGAAAATTGATACCTCTAATTATACACCATCTGAAGCTAGGAAGATTGGAATTGAAATGATTTTTCAAGATATGGCTCTCGTTCCAACTCTTGATGTCGTGGAAAATATGTTTCTGGGAAAAGAATTAACTAGGCCATTCAAAGTTTTAGATAGGAAGACTATGAATCAAAAAGCTCTCACTATTTTAGAAGAGGATTTAAATATTAAAATGAAAAGTAGTGATTTAAAGAGAAAAATTAGAATGTTTTCAGGAGGACAAAGACAAGCAGTAAGCATTGGAAGAGCATTATTATGGAATCCAAAGGTTCTTATTTTGGATGAACCAACAGCTAGTTTATCTATAGCAGCAACAGAAAGTTTACTTAAAACTATAAAGAAACTTAGAGAAGAGCGCGGGATATCAATTATTATGATAAGTCATAGATTGCCCGAAATTTTCTCTATAGCTGACCGTATAATGGTTTTAAGAGCTGGAGAGAAAATTGGTGAAAGATATAAGGAAGAAACAACTTTAGATGAAATTATTAAAATGATGCTAGGAGTTAAGATAGAGACAACACCTTAA
- a CDS encoding substrate-binding domain-containing protein, translated as MSEEKRKKVSPSLIASVIIIIVLLAALVYYATLPPKVEVVPTTIVTTKTLEVGPREIKIGVIGKSLSPWWTIAKAGAEYAGKVLKIHVDFFAPTKEDVPAQLDAFDSYLAKGYDAIAFACSDPKASVTYINKAIEKGVPVITYNSDSPESKRLCFVGISDYEGGRAAGELMIKALQEKGISIKGSKFGIGQGSATALNAIERARGFADVIKAAGGIVLEPVIDKEDPEKAFELATTLLTANPDIVGVFGTYSYNGKALSAAVKQLGLVGKVTVIQFDTLKQNIDPIAEGVSYGTIGQRQFFQAFHAVRLLYNIIINKMYYNDLNKAVEIVLTSEIMGYPENKWYPVGFDEVTVNNLKEVALLYDKLGMPRDWKYPGEP; from the coding sequence ATGTCTGAAGAAAAAAGAAAAAAAGTAAGTCCATCTTTGATTGCTTCTGTTATTATCATAATAGTGCTTTTAGCCGCGTTGGTATATTATGCAACTCTTCCTCCAAAAGTTGAAGTTGTTCCAACTACGATTGTTACTACAAAAACTCTAGAAGTTGGACCACGTGAAATAAAGATAGGTGTTATAGGAAAATCATTATCTCCATGGTGGACAATAGCAAAAGCTGGAGCTGAGTATGCTGGGAAAGTACTTAAAATTCATGTAGACTTTTTTGCTCCAACAAAGGAGGATGTCCCAGCTCAATTAGATGCTTTTGATTCATATTTAGCTAAGGGTTATGATGCCATAGCTTTTGCATGTTCCGATCCTAAAGCAAGTGTAACATACATAAATAAAGCTATTGAAAAAGGTGTACCAGTAATTACATATAATAGCGACTCTCCTGAAAGCAAAAGACTTTGCTTTGTAGGTATTAGTGATTATGAAGGTGGAAGAGCTGCCGGCGAATTAATGATTAAAGCTTTACAAGAGAAAGGTATATCGATTAAAGGATCAAAATTTGGTATAGGACAAGGATCTGCCACGGCTTTAAATGCTATAGAAAGAGCCAGGGGTTTTGCTGATGTTATTAAAGCTGCTGGTGGAATAGTTTTAGAACCAGTAATAGATAAAGAAGATCCTGAAAAAGCATTTGAATTAGCAACAACTCTTTTAACTGCTAATCCAGATATTGTCGGAGTGTTTGGAACTTATAGCTATAATGGTAAAGCATTATCAGCAGCTGTAAAGCAACTCGGATTAGTAGGTAAAGTTACCGTTATACAATTTGATACTCTCAAGCAAAACATTGATCCAATAGCTGAAGGGGTATCTTATGGAACTATCGGACAAAGGCAATTCTTCCAAGCATTTCATGCGGTTAGACTTTTATATAATATTATTATTAACAAAATGTATTATAACGATTTAAATAAAGCAGTAGAAATAGTTTTAACAAGTGAGATAATGGGTTATCCTGAAAATAAATGGTATCCAGTAGGATTCGATGAAGTAACCGTAAACAATCTAAAAGAAGTAGCTTTACTTTATGATAAATTGGGAATGCCAAGAGATTGGAAATATCCAGGAGAGCCTTAA
- a CDS encoding DUF6062 family protein, whose protein sequence is MIKKDALTITIFESIKKSDICPLCYLWLKNEERYMNYLLTNEVVMSPEFGEKVLVAKGFCNRHMHLLYKTAYGGHTENGLGYALYMQKVIEEIYKDFEILLNNLNKLKNLESNIFNKKRKQKEISLLYNKIMLAIKGRKKCPACEHLESMDSIYIHTLIRMLNDKNFREEFKSSNGLCLPHFSSIIKMINQSKIKNPIIIIQTLFEAENKQIQLIKNYLSEFIRKHSWDFRNEAFGPEANVNYMILNILTGVESLYLLKL, encoded by the coding sequence ATGATTAAAAAAGACGCATTAACAATAACAATTTTTGAAAGTATTAAAAAATCAGATATATGCCCATTATGTTATCTTTGGTTAAAAAACGAAGAACGCTATATGAATTATCTTCTTACAAATGAAGTAGTAATGAGCCCTGAATTTGGAGAGAAAGTTTTAGTTGCTAAAGGATTTTGTAATCGTCACATGCATTTATTATATAAAACTGCTTATGGAGGGCATACTGAAAATGGTTTAGGATATGCTCTTTATATGCAAAAAGTTATTGAAGAAATTTATAAAGATTTTGAAATATTGCTTAATAATTTAAATAAACTTAAGAATTTAGAAAGCAATATTTTTAATAAAAAAAGAAAACAAAAGGAAATTTCATTATTATATAATAAGATTATGCTTGCAATTAAAGGAAGGAAAAAATGTCCAGCATGCGAACATTTAGAATCAATGGATAGTATATACATACATACTTTAATTCGAATGTTAAATGATAAAAATTTTAGAGAAGAATTTAAATCATCAAATGGTCTTTGCCTCCCTCATTTTTCTTCTATTATTAAAATGATTAATCAAAGCAAAATTAAGAACCCAATTATTATAATTCAAACACTTTTTGAAGCAGAAAATAAACAAATTCAATTGATAAAAAATTATCTTTCAGAATTTATAAGGAAGCATAGTTGGGATTTTAGAAATGAAGCTTTTGGACCTGAAGCTAATGTAAATTATATGATTTTAAACATATTAACAGGTGTAGAAAGTCTCTATTTATTGAAACTATAA
- a CDS encoding dimethylsulfonioproprionate lyase family protein, producing the protein MGGVFIKNVMDFKPYNLTNPNRTVRILVNKENCGAEKLSAGFTMIDPLSSTPFHSHDNEEEFMYIIKGKGRFITEKEEYNLADNTIIFVKPGIKHKIENIENSPLWFVFIYSPPGPERDIYKYVKKL; encoded by the coding sequence ATGGGTGGAGTATTTATAAAAAATGTTATGGATTTTAAACCATATAACTTAACTAATCCAAATAGAACTGTTAGAATACTTGTTAATAAAGAAAATTGTGGAGCTGAAAAGCTTTCAGCTGGATTTACTATGATAGACCCTTTGAGCAGTACACCTTTCCATTCTCATGATAATGAAGAAGAATTTATGTATATTATAAAAGGAAAAGGAAGATTTATAACGGAGAAAGAAGAATATAATCTTGCAGATAATACTATTATATTTGTTAAACCTGGTATTAAACATAAAATAGAAAATATTGAGAATTCTCCATTATGGTTTGTATTTATTTATTCTCCACCTGGACCCGAAAGGGATATATATAAATATGTTAAAAAATTATGA
- a CDS encoding Mov34/MPN/PAD-1 family protein: MKSSVIISINKELLQAIFESAKQIYPKEMILFLRGKKNKNLINITELIVPPLATYGWGFASIPLHMLSIDFSIIGTVHSHPSGNLNPSAMDLNHFFGSILMIVSFPFIDERNVAVYDHKGQKLILEIKNNF, from the coding sequence ATGAAAAGCAGCGTAATAATTTCAATCAATAAAGAATTATTACAAGCAATTTTTGAAAGTGCAAAACAAATTTATCCAAAAGAAATGATTTTATTTCTTAGAGGTAAGAAAAATAAGAATTTGATCAATATTACTGAATTAATTGTTCCTCCGCTTGCAACTTATGGTTGGGGATTCGCTAGTATTCCACTTCATATGCTGTCAATAGATTTTTCTATTATTGGAACAGTACACTCTCATCCCTCTGGAAATTTAAATCCTTCTGCAATGGATTTAAACCATTTCTTTGGGAGTATACTTATGATTGTTAGTTTTCCATTTATAGATGAAAGAAATGTTGCAGTATATGATCATAAAGGACAAAAATTAATTTTAGAAATAAAGAATAATTTTTAA